AAAGTACATGTACTCATAtggtttcttctcctttcagtAAATAAAGAGCTGAATGCAACTACTGGTGCATACTGAcataatttcaattaaaatacgtctccatttttcatctctgacaTCCACACATGGTTTGTAATCCTGAGTCATGAGGGCACCTCTGGGAATGGCTGACAGAGCttcaaaaggcaagaaaaacacTTGCCATATAGTGCCTTTTCTGTAGCACTTATTTAGCAAGGAAATATGTTTACCTCCCTGAGGACCAACCTCATATACTTCTGAATGtcagagatgatttttttaagccCTGGGTCTTCAAAGCACTCCTAACTCATCAGTTGTCACTAGCATCCTGAAAAAGTGCCAGGTACACAGAGGCACAATGCTCTGAAGTGTAGTGCTTGTGCACTGGGCCATGGCCACAAAGTGGGGCAGTTCCTTCTCCACCATTTGCCAGTAGTGGGCCATGCCATGAAGCAGAATCCATCTTTCCCCTCTTACCTGGTCCCTTTTGACTCCTTAATAATTCTGGGACATAGCCATTCTTTCAATGGCCTGAAGTTGTAAAAGAGAATCGAGCACAGAATTTGTACTGAAACCGTCCTTGAAAATGCCTAAGAAATCATATAAGTAGCCATCACAGAGACTGTTtaattcctcttcctccccacagTCTTCTGGAGACTGCCTCCAAGGAGTTGCATCAGCTGATTAAAGGCATCCtgtaaaaaaaggaagagaagctgTTCACAGCACTGAAGTTTTTTCTGTCCCACTTCATGATTCAGCAACTACCTCTAAAGTAGCTCATGTAAGAGAAGCGGTTTGCCACACTCAGTGACCTCCCTCTCCAGGGTATGTGGAGGTATGTCCCTCTGCAGACTCCCAGGATCCTTCATCGTGCAGCCATCCCCAGCAACACACCACCTGGAAGACAACAGCCACAGACAAAGGCTGTGGGACCTTTGAGACTTCTGTCCTCAGCTCCAATTCTAACCCATAAAGAAAGGCAAGGAGTGTTATCTGTTGTGCGTTTTTTGTTGATGGTgatggtggtatttttttttttcccctgggttttatttctctctctcttattttcacttctggTTTTGGTCTTTGCTGCTCTGAGACAGTCATTGCAACACGTCTTGCTATAGCAGTATACTCTCTCTCTTCCATTTATGTTTCCAGTCACCAAATTGTTTTAAGCCCTCCTCTTATGAACCTGCCctggatcaaaaaaaaaatagggctatcatgtttggttttttttattattatttgactGGAAGCAAAAATTCTTgttcacaggaaagaaatatgCCTGCTGAGAAGGACTTTCTGTAGGTTTCTATGACTTTGCACGGGCAATTttatttagaatcatagaaacacagaatatcctgagttggaagggactcgcaaggatcattgagtccagctcctggctccacacaggtctacccaaaaattcagtccgtatgactaagagcatagtccaaaGGCAATCAGGCAGTTTAGGCAATCAGTTGTGTGGTTTAATTTGGTGGGACCCAACCTAGGTGGAAAATTGCTCAATAAAAGTTGCCACCACGTAGCAGGATGTTTTGTGCCCTTGTAGTCTGGAGCAGAAAGAGAATGATCTCTGTTTACAGCAATGGATTCTGCATGAGCcccctttcctcttctgaggaCGAAATCagtgagtcttgctgatcacaaagaaaatttttTATACCCTGACACACTTAGGATTCGTTCTCCTCTTTCCTAAGAAAAGGCAGTCTGAATctagaaaaatgtaattcataGCTGTGTGTTTCACAGtacattccagaaaaaaaaaaaaaaaaaaaaaaaaacagctgacagagagaaattctgtgttaaacagaaaaagagacttGCGCTCCCAGAGATATGGGTAAAGGTAAAGACCAAAGTGTACAAGCTTAATATAAAACCTGACAAAAAATTGGAAACCATCAGAAAGCTATGCTACCAGTCAGGACAGCAGACAGCTGTCTCgctgtttttaaatattgtaagAGCTGAAGAGTTTTACATCTGCTCCACCAAAAGAGGATTCTCTGAATCGTTCAGGAAAGCGATGGACGTTTTGAATGGGGTGATGTGGAGACTTCTCCCAAATACATGGAAATAGCACAGGAGATAGACAAAGGTGCTGCTAACCAGCAGCCACAAGCCAGTCAGATGAAGGAGCTGCTCTCTCACCAATAAATGAGAAAGACGTGGGAAAAGGGCCCAGGATGTTAAACAGGATTAAAGGCCCTTACATCATGTGAACCCAAGCAGTCATAGAAGTGTTTTGCTTATAAGAGAATTCataggttttttgttgttgttttttttgtttgttttgtttgtctctAAAGAGATATTAGTTTTTCTTTAGCTAACTGTGTGATATGTAGCCTCAGCTCTTCAAACCACATAGGATTACTCTCAGTTGTCTTTTACTGTAGTGAAGGATAGGTTCCTGTTGCAAAACTAAAGGTCACACATTTCATCTATTCTGGTAGCTGACATCATCGTGCTGtctcccccacctcctccttctgTGTCACTTTCTTCCCCTTCTACTTTCAGTTACCCCATCTTCTTCCCCGCACAGCCAAGGGCAAGCATGctcccctttcctctttcctctctgccagACATTCTAGGTATTCATCCTGCCCTTTGCAGCTCAGAGGCTCCGTGTTCTTCCCATAGCATATCCTATCTGCAGTAATTTTGAACCTCATCGCTTTCTTTGTAAACCAGAGGTCTGTCATAGGATGATTCTTGTTGCTGAAGGCTATGAAGAATACGGAAATACTTCCACCAGTCAGTGGGAAAATATGAGATTAACTTTCtcaaaaatcactttgaaaacTTCCTGTTTTACCACTTCTTTGAGAGTACTTGAGAAGGTATTGGAGTGTTTTCAACCTCTAAAATACTTGCTTAATTCTTCCTTCTTACAGCATCATGGAGGTCTGCATATTCTTTCTTCATGCAATAATACTTCTCCCAGGTAAGAGGcacattttaaattgtaaaacCTGTTTTGATTACTTGTGTCCTGCTATACATTTTCATCTACTCAGAAACTCATTCCATATAAGTAATTAAACATTCCAGTTGTACAATCAAAGTCACAGAACCTATGTGACATGTATTTAAATTGTGTGCAGAGACTCTATTAAATATCTAGTAAGTATTTTCTCCAGGTTTATATCTTTACATTACACATATTTTATGTTGCTCTTAAATTTTCGATTTAAATCgatctttaaaaatgtgtgtatatcACCTCTGTATAACATAGAGGACAGCAGTATTAAACTGATAATGGACAGTTTGATAAGGAACAACTGGAGTTTTCGGCAGCTGTGGAGATCACTCTGCGGTCTGGTGCTCCAGAAAGGCAGTGAAAACTTTGCtttgggagagagagagactgtgAATATCCTCCTCCTTTTTAACACAGCAGAGGTGTTTGCATCTTCTTGGACAAAGGACTGCATTTTTCATTGCAAGGAAAGACTGTTCTCCCAGCCCATCAACACCCATAATAACAGTGGATACATGCTGTGATGAAAGTGGGAGAAAAATCATCCCCTGTGTAATAACAGTATATACTTTTGTTGCATGAAGACATAATTGTGTTTATTGACTATTTCTCTTGACAAGATCAGCAACAGAACAGTTAAATCTGACATTTAATTTGCCATTACATTCTACATTAATTACGGAACAGTTAAATCTGACATTTAATTTGTCATTAAACTCTAGATTAATTCTTCAGTGAGACAGAAAGTGTTTACCTGTTTCTGACCTTCTGGTCATATTATCCTCAGACACCAATATTTACCACACAGCGtgcacttttcattttcttcaaaactgtAATGCTGTGTTGTTCTATGAAGAGAATGAACttaactttcagaaaagaaattatgcaaCTATCTCCTTTGTGACAAAATCTCATTACATACACATACAAGGACTCTTGACCTTTTGTCTGCTGGCAACCTCTGTAAGGTAGGCCTTCCTTGGAAAGTGAAATATAGGAAGTAacagtaatataaatatataagtaaTATAGAATAATATAGTATAATAATATAGGATAACATAGTATAATAATATAGAATAATATAGTATATAAGTaatatatatagtaatataaGAATATAGGTAACAGTTTTATGACCTGAACTCCACAGGACTAAGTGTGTCAGTTTGAAGAAGTATGTATCCTCTCACACCTAGTGGGAGAATTTGCGTATAAATGCTGGTGGGTTTGTTGCTATTGTCATTGCGTTGCCTCTGTGACTTCAAATACTTGGTGTTCTTTTTCAGCTGATGGAAATCTTAATTTCTTATCTTTCTTTGTTTAAGGTATTACTGCCAGTGGGCATCAGGTGAAGTCATTTTTCAATCACACTGCATACCTGTCTTGTTATTTTACAAACTCTCAGAAAACTGACGTAAAGGATTTAAGAGTTTTTTGGCAAAAAGGTGCTGCTGAAGTGGTGCATGAAGTATACTATGGCCAGGAAAAACATGACAACCTTAGTCCTAAATACATAAATCGCACCAAGATGGATATGGACAAATGGACCTTGCAGTTGTTAAATGCAGGGATTATGGATGAGGGACAGTATACATGTATTATACAGCACAGAGACAAAGGATCACCAAAGGTCATACACACATCTGAGTGTTCACTGAGCATCATTGGTAAGTAATCACTGCTAATTGACATCTGTTTCTGTTGGTGGTGGCtggttggttgattggttggttggttcTGTCACTTTGTTTAGTCCAGAAATGTCTGGTTGTATCCCCAAGCCACCGGAGATGTACCTGCACTGGAGCAGAATTTCTGAATAGCATTCTCAATAGAAAATCCTCAGTTCTGAATTAGCTAGCTCTGAATTAGTAGTACTGTGGTGGAAGCAATCAgaagaagtagaaaatgaagaaataatttgctCAACATTGAACAACCCTGACTCCCACCCTATCACATTTTATAGTGAAAATCATTCTGCCTTCTTTGTGTTGCTTCCTACAAGTTTTATGTCTTTTAGGACcccagaaaatacattttttatttgcattggaTGCACTGTCTTCTATTACAAACAGTAGTATTAGCATTTACTGCTAAAACATAGTATTAGCATTGTTGGTGGTAAATCAcaattgaaacataaaaagaTCTCTGCAAACACCCAGCTATTTTATGAGGATATAAATTgtagggaaaatgaagaaaagagcagCTCATATGTGGAGGAGTAGAAAATCATATGCTCGGTTAAGGGAGGACTGAAAatatctctgaagaaaaaatgcaggcaTTGATGAGACTTAACCCAATTTCTTTCATAAAGGACAGAAAATCTTTAGAGGGATGGGGTTCAGTGAGGAAGcaatattttcctaatattttctaatatttttagtaattcctaatatattttcataatgtctttctattttaaattactgtccTGGTAACCTTTGTTCATGTGGCTGTTTT
This genomic window from Cygnus olor isolate bCygOlo1 chromosome 1, bCygOlo1.pri.v2, whole genome shotgun sequence contains:
- the CD86 gene encoding T-lymphocyte activation antigen CD86, with the translated sequence MWRYVPLQTPRILHRAAIPSNTPPGRQQPQTKAVGPLRLLSSAPILTHKESIMEVCIFFLHAIILLPGITASGHQVKSFFNHTAYLSCYFTNSQKTDVKDLRVFWQKGAAEVVHEVYYGQEKHDNLSPKYINRTKMDMDKWTLQLLNAGIMDEGQYTCIIQHRDKGSPKVIHTSECSLSIIANYSQPEITQLPTGELKPKENLNLSCSSSGGYPEPRQMIWLISYENTTNRHIHHMDVSQDAVTKLYNVTSKLNITVPTNVLTNISCLLHLREEPGSLVSAPLAIEIQSEEMEQVKVNFFGPLIAAIILITFLLGFVILKKNRNISSTSQSASLPV